A single genomic interval of Nonomuraea rubra harbors:
- a CDS encoding isochorismatase family protein — translation MTTLENRPNTALVVIDVQNGVVAQAHERDAVVANVASLVDRARVEQVPVVWVQHNDEELPRESEEWRIVPELSRADDEPLVEKTYLDSFEDTTLESVLAGLEVGRLVVAGAQTDACIRSTLHGALVRGYDAILVADAHTTEDQSEWGAPPPDQVIAHTNLYWKYQTAPGRTGGTVETKDVDFAG, via the coding sequence ATGACCACACTGGAGAACCGGCCGAACACCGCACTGGTCGTCATCGACGTGCAGAACGGCGTCGTGGCGCAGGCCCACGAGCGCGACGCGGTGGTGGCCAACGTGGCGAGCCTGGTCGACAGGGCGCGGGTCGAGCAGGTCCCCGTCGTCTGGGTGCAGCACAACGACGAGGAGCTGCCGAGGGAGAGCGAGGAGTGGCGGATCGTGCCCGAGCTGAGCAGGGCCGACGACGAGCCGCTGGTGGAGAAGACCTACCTCGACTCCTTCGAGGACACCACGCTGGAGAGCGTGCTGGCGGGGCTCGAGGTCGGGCGGCTGGTGGTCGCCGGCGCGCAGACCGACGCCTGTATCCGCTCGACGCTGCACGGCGCGCTCGTCAGGGGGTACGACGCGATCCTCGTCGCCGACGCCCACACGACGGAGGACCAGTCGGAGTGGGGCGCGCCCCCGCCGGACCAGGTGATCGCGCACACCAACCTCTACTGGAAGTACCAGACGGCGCCGGGCCGCACGGGCGGGACGGTCGAGACGAAGGACGTCGACTTCGCCGGCTGA
- a CDS encoding vanadium-dependent haloperoxidase: MHRSWGACALPPRKTARLSVAVAVAVMVACSAVCWAGSPAAYASGDALAAPNPVVVWDRNAQTAIYEVAGQPPQVAGRSFAMVHGAVYDAVNAIAGTPYQPYLAAPRATGRESASAAVATASHLVLDALFPAQQDRLRAQYDEALAEIPDGGAKQEGIAIGTRTATAMIAARKDDGAFGDQTWPVGTLPGQWRPAPPAFASDGAWVGHVKPFVIPSASMFRTSGPPALTSRRYARDLNEVKEIGSATSTVRTADQTQAAIWWHDRRLTEWEIKRQLATTQRLDTLRTARMFAMTSLAEADATIACFNEKAAWNFWRPVTAIRLAGADGNPATSPDPGWTPLLVTPPHPDYTSGHACFTAASMSALTRFFGRDDISFSGHSADSGTTRHFRSFSQALDEVIEARVWGGIHTRSADVAGAGIGKNVTAYVVAHEFRSRP, encoded by the coding sequence ATGCACAGGTCATGGGGCGCATGTGCCCTGCCGCCACGCAAGACCGCCCGCCTCTCCGTCGCCGTCGCCGTCGCCGTGATGGTCGCATGCTCGGCCGTCTGCTGGGCCGGCTCGCCTGCCGCGTACGCGTCCGGCGACGCCCTCGCGGCCCCCAACCCGGTCGTCGTCTGGGACAGGAACGCCCAGACGGCCATCTACGAGGTCGCCGGCCAGCCGCCGCAGGTAGCCGGGCGCAGCTTCGCGATGGTGCACGGCGCCGTCTACGACGCGGTGAACGCGATCGCGGGCACCCCGTACCAGCCCTACCTGGCCGCGCCGCGCGCCACCGGGCGCGAGTCGGCCAGCGCCGCCGTCGCCACCGCGAGCCACCTCGTGCTGGACGCCCTCTTCCCCGCCCAGCAGGACCGGCTGCGGGCCCAGTACGACGAGGCCCTGGCGGAGATCCCCGACGGCGGCGCCAAGCAGGAGGGCATCGCCATCGGCACCCGCACGGCCACCGCGATGATCGCCGCGCGGAAGGACGACGGGGCGTTCGGCGACCAGACGTGGCCGGTGGGCACCCTGCCGGGCCAGTGGCGGCCCGCGCCTCCCGCCTTCGCCTCGGACGGCGCCTGGGTCGGGCACGTCAAGCCGTTCGTCATCCCCAGCGCGTCCATGTTCCGCACCTCGGGGCCGCCCGCGCTCACCAGCCGCCGCTACGCGCGCGACCTGAACGAGGTCAAGGAGATCGGCTCGGCCACCAGCACCGTCCGCACGGCCGACCAGACGCAGGCCGCCATCTGGTGGCACGACCGGCGGCTGACCGAATGGGAGATCAAGCGGCAGCTCGCCACCACCCAGCGGCTGGACACGCTGCGGACGGCGCGCATGTTCGCGATGACGAGCCTGGCCGAGGCCGACGCCACCATCGCCTGCTTCAACGAGAAGGCGGCGTGGAACTTCTGGCGGCCCGTCACCGCGATCCGGCTCGCCGGCGCCGACGGCAACCCGGCGACGTCCCCCGATCCCGGGTGGACGCCGCTCCTGGTCACCCCGCCGCATCCCGACTACACCTCGGGGCACGCCTGCTTCACGGCGGCGAGCATGTCGGCGCTGACCCGCTTCTTCGGGCGCGACGACATCTCATTCAGCGGCCACAGCGCCGACTCGGGGACCACGCGGCACTTCCGGAGCTTCTCGCAGGCGCTCGACGAGGTGATCGAGGCCCGGGTGTGGGGCGGCATCCACACGCGGTCGGCGGACGTGGCGGGGGCGGGGATCGGCAAGAACGTCACCGCCTACGTGGTCGCCCACGAGTTCCGGTCGAGGCCCTGA
- a CDS encoding histone-like nucleoid-structuring protein Lsr2: MAKRLIETITDDFDGSPMEDENPVSFSIKGDRFVMDLKPENEDRLRAALAPFIAKARRDEATSMSRPRGRRTPGAATRAMSKEKSQEIRQWAKAHGLPVSERGRIASSVIQKYEAAH, translated from the coding sequence ATGGCCAAGAGGTTGATTGAAACGATCACGGACGACTTCGACGGCTCCCCCATGGAGGACGAGAACCCCGTCTCCTTCAGCATCAAGGGTGACCGGTTCGTCATGGATCTGAAGCCCGAGAACGAGGACAGGCTACGCGCGGCCCTGGCGCCCTTCATCGCGAAGGCGCGGCGCGACGAGGCCACGTCCATGTCGCGGCCTCGCGGCCGCCGCACCCCCGGCGCCGCGACGCGGGCCATGAGCAAGGAGAAGAGCCAGGAGATCCGGCAGTGGGCGAAGGCGCACGGCCTGCCGGTCAGCGAGCGCGGCCGCATCGCCTCTTCTGTGATCCAGAAGTACGAGGCCGCGCACTAG
- a CDS encoding aminoglycoside adenylyltransferase domain-containing protein, whose amino-acid sequence MLSNRPPLPDEVERAVSRYLSVADRLVPGRIRGFYVVGSVALGAWRSGRSDIDFVAVVDGDAGERDLRRLSLLHKAGNVPAAGQALIRARPAVPGTLNGVFVASGDLREPVTRIRPVASHSGWRFKRGRGFEANPVVWKVLLEKGVTVRGPAPHELGLDPEPGRLREWNLRQLHGHFSTWAGRAMSGRPPRKPLQPAHRVALATVLSPPRLHHTVVTGEVISKEAAAEYALDTFEARWHPLIRLALARRLGLPAPAGGGDASLSDRRRLPHLAGEFMREVITSAGPG is encoded by the coding sequence ATGCTCTCGAACCGCCCCCCGCTCCCGGACGAGGTGGAGCGTGCGGTCTCCCGCTACCTGTCCGTGGCCGACCGGCTGGTTCCCGGGCGGATCCGCGGGTTCTACGTCGTCGGCTCGGTCGCGCTGGGCGCCTGGCGCTCGGGCCGCAGCGACATCGACTTCGTCGCCGTGGTGGACGGTGACGCCGGCGAGCGGGACCTGCGCCGGCTGTCCCTGCTGCACAAGGCCGGCAACGTGCCGGCGGCGGGGCAGGCGCTGATCCGGGCCAGGCCGGCCGTCCCCGGCACGCTGAACGGCGTCTTCGTCGCGTCGGGCGACCTGCGCGAGCCGGTCACGCGCATCCGCCCGGTCGCCTCGCACAGCGGGTGGCGCTTCAAGCGGGGGCGGGGCTTCGAGGCGAACCCGGTCGTGTGGAAGGTGCTCCTGGAGAAGGGCGTCACGGTACGCGGCCCCGCCCCGCACGAGCTGGGCCTCGACCCCGAGCCGGGCAGGCTGCGCGAGTGGAACCTGCGGCAGTTGCACGGCCACTTCAGCACCTGGGCCGGCCGGGCGATGTCGGGCAGGCCGCCGCGCAAGCCGCTGCAGCCGGCTCATCGGGTGGCGCTGGCCACCGTGCTGTCACCTCCCCGGCTGCATCACACGGTCGTGACGGGCGAGGTGATCTCGAAGGAGGCCGCGGCGGAGTACGCGCTGGACACCTTCGAGGCGCGCTGGCACCCGCTGATCCGGCTCGCGCTGGCCCGGCGGCTCGGGCTGCCCGCACCCGCCGGCGGCGGCGACGCGTCACTGTCCGATCGGCGGAGGCTGCCTCACCTGGCGGGCGAGTTCATGCGCGAGGTGATCACGAGCGCGGGACCTGGGTGA
- a CDS encoding nuclear transport factor 2 family protein translates to MNDYQSIADRVEIEALRGEFTDAAMMRDYDRLASLFTPDGVLRMPNIPAELTGPEEIRTWGRRVPGFVEFLVQTTHPGVIRIEGDTATGRAYMQELGRLRDGRAESNFAIYHDRYRRTGDGWRFTERVYEVRYHDTTPLTGAPPEAPAEGSGR, encoded by the coding sequence ATGAACGACTATCAGAGCATCGCCGACCGCGTCGAGATCGAGGCGCTGCGCGGCGAGTTCACCGATGCGGCGATGATGCGCGACTACGACCGCCTGGCGTCGCTGTTCACGCCGGACGGCGTGCTGCGGATGCCCAACATCCCGGCCGAGCTGACCGGCCCCGAGGAGATCCGCACGTGGGGGCGGCGGGTGCCGGGCTTCGTGGAGTTCCTGGTGCAGACGACGCATCCGGGCGTGATCCGGATCGAGGGGGACACGGCGACCGGGCGCGCGTACATGCAGGAGCTCGGACGGCTGCGCGACGGCCGCGCGGAGTCGAACTTCGCGATCTATCACGACCGGTACCGGCGGACCGGGGACGGGTGGCGGTTCACCGAGCGGGTGTACGAGGTCCGATACCACGACACCACGCCGCTGACGGGCGCGCCGCCCGAGGCCCCGGCGGAGGGCAGCGGCCGCTGA
- a CDS encoding peptide deformylase, with translation MSGDAKLVEQVQALLAAPRPWSVTQIGDPVLRRPAERYDGQLPDALLRELLDAMFLHLPGVGVGLAAPQVGIPLALAVIEDHAEVPAEVAAERERAPQPPLELVNPVVTALGSRYHAFYEGCLSVEGLTAVVPRHTLVRLSASDGGGRPYELELSGWPARIAQHETDHLNGVLYLDRAEPRSLSTVANYERFQAPRPGAG, from the coding sequence ATGAGCGGCGACGCGAAGCTGGTCGAGCAGGTGCAGGCCCTGCTGGCGGCGCCCAGGCCCTGGTCCGTCACGCAGATCGGCGACCCGGTGCTGCGCCGCCCCGCCGAGCGGTACGACGGCCAGCTCCCCGACGCCCTGCTGCGCGAGCTGCTCGACGCGATGTTCCTGCACCTGCCGGGCGTCGGCGTGGGGCTGGCCGCCCCGCAGGTCGGCATCCCCCTGGCGCTGGCGGTCATCGAGGATCACGCCGAGGTGCCGGCCGAGGTCGCCGCCGAGCGGGAACGCGCGCCGCAACCGCCGCTGGAGCTGGTCAACCCCGTCGTCACCGCGCTCGGGTCCCGCTACCACGCCTTCTACGAGGGCTGCCTGAGCGTCGAGGGGCTGACCGCCGTCGTTCCGCGGCACACGCTGGTCCGGCTGTCGGCCTCGGACGGCGGCGGGCGGCCGTACGAGCTGGAGCTGTCCGGCTGGCCCGCGCGCATCGCCCAGCACGAGACCGACCACCTGAACGGCGTCCTGTACCTCGACCGGGCCGAGCCGCGCTCGCTGTCCACCGTCGCCAACTACGAACGTTTCCAGGCCCCGCGGCCCGGCGCCGGATAA
- a CDS encoding response regulator — translation MRVVIAEDLALLRDGLARLLSANGFTVVEAVDNAPMLLRALVRHRPDVAVIDVRLPPGFTDEGLRTALEARRRVPGLPVLILSQYVEQLYARELLSDRSGGVGYLLKDRVGDVDRFVDAVRQVAGGGTAMDPEVVTQLLTRRGRDEPLATLTPREREVLELMAEGLSNLAIAARFQVTDKAVAKHTNNIFTKLGLPPSDDHHRRVMAVLAYLQSAPSASHRQ, via the coding sequence GTGCGCGTAGTCATCGCCGAAGATCTCGCACTGCTGAGGGACGGGCTGGCCCGCCTCCTGTCGGCGAACGGCTTCACCGTGGTGGAGGCCGTCGACAACGCCCCCATGCTGCTGCGCGCGCTGGTGCGCCACCGCCCGGACGTGGCCGTGATCGACGTGCGGCTGCCGCCGGGCTTCACCGACGAGGGGCTGCGCACCGCGCTGGAGGCCCGCCGCCGCGTCCCTGGCCTGCCGGTGCTGATCCTCTCCCAGTACGTGGAGCAGCTGTACGCCAGGGAGCTGCTGTCCGACCGCTCCGGCGGGGTGGGCTACCTGCTGAAGGACCGGGTGGGGGACGTCGACCGGTTCGTGGACGCGGTCCGTCAGGTCGCCGGCGGCGGCACCGCGATGGACCCCGAGGTCGTCACCCAGCTCCTGACCCGCCGGGGCCGAGACGAGCCGCTGGCCACGCTGACCCCGCGGGAGCGCGAGGTGCTGGAGCTGATGGCGGAGGGCCTGTCGAACCTGGCCATCGCCGCCCGCTTCCAGGTCACCGACAAGGCGGTCGCCAAGCACACGAACAACATCTTCACCAAGCTCGGCCTGCCCCCGTCCGACGACCACCATCGGCGCGTCATGGCGGTCCTGGCCTACCTGCAGTCCGCCCCGTCCGCGAGCCACCGCCAGTAG
- a CDS encoding sensor histidine kinase: MNRTRPATGGGTTRGTAERPAAHAPRRAAGLARSAARAATGLAPNALTSLGKLVLNALTGLVELVLNAVTGLAALALLLLAGLSTALTPVIGARAAAPLALARRLATFHRRRAGPDPRGPAPTTRRTLLWLAVHSVTGPAPLVATGAMLTALDYVFFRLHPLERSSLNTFAMSLSIAAIAVVILMSVSMFRTGQARLSRLLLDPRPAPDARIRELTESRAAVVDARAAELRRIERDLHDGAQAKLIAIRMHLGLARGCRDPGELLRVMDEARQVAGEALTDLRDLVRGIHPPVLSDRGLAGAIEASALLCPVPVTLDLDLRERLQPPVESAVYFAAAEALTNVTKHSGASRAWVRLRHRAGVLSLTVGDDGHGGARRDAGTGLRGIENRLSAFDGSLTVSSPPCGPTELIMELPCA; the protein is encoded by the coding sequence GTGAACCGGACACGACCCGCGACCGGCGGCGGCACGACGCGGGGAACCGCCGAGAGGCCGGCGGCTCATGCCCCCAGGCGGGCGGCGGGCCTGGCCCGGTCGGCGGCCAGAGCCGCCACCGGCCTGGCGCCGAACGCCCTCACAAGCCTGGGGAAGCTGGTCCTGAACGCCCTCACCGGCCTGGTGGAGCTGGTGCTGAACGCCGTCACCGGCCTGGCCGCGCTCGCGTTGCTGCTGCTCGCAGGGCTGAGCACCGCCTTGACCCCCGTGATCGGTGCCAGGGCGGCGGCACCGCTCGCCCTGGCCCGCCGCCTGGCCACGTTCCACCGCCGGCGGGCGGGCCCGGACCCGCGCGGGCCCGCCCCCACCACCCGCCGCACCCTGCTCTGGCTGGCCGTGCACAGCGTGACGGGCCCTGCTCCCCTGGTGGCGACGGGGGCGATGCTCACCGCCCTGGACTACGTCTTCTTCAGGCTGCACCCGCTGGAGCGGAGCTCGCTGAACACGTTCGCCATGAGCCTGTCCATCGCGGCCATCGCCGTGGTGATCCTCATGTCCGTGTCGATGTTCCGCACCGGCCAGGCGCGGCTGTCGCGCCTGCTGCTGGACCCGCGGCCCGCGCCCGACGCCCGCATCCGTGAGCTGACCGAGTCGCGGGCGGCGGTGGTGGACGCGCGCGCGGCCGAGCTGCGCCGCATCGAGCGCGACCTGCACGACGGCGCCCAGGCCAAGCTGATCGCCATCCGCATGCACCTGGGCCTGGCGCGCGGCTGCCGCGACCCCGGCGAGCTGCTGCGGGTGATGGACGAGGCGCGGCAGGTCGCCGGTGAGGCCCTGACGGACCTGCGCGACCTCGTACGCGGCATCCATCCCCCTGTCCTGTCCGACCGGGGGCTGGCGGGCGCCATCGAGGCGTCCGCGCTGCTCTGCCCCGTGCCGGTCACGCTCGACCTCGACCTGCGCGAACGGCTGCAGCCGCCCGTCGAGTCGGCCGTGTACTTCGCCGCCGCCGAGGCCCTGACGAACGTCACCAAGCACAGCGGCGCCTCGCGCGCCTGGGTGCGGCTGCGGCACAGGGCCGGCGTGCTCAGCCTGACCGTGGGCGACGACGGCCACGGCGGTGCCCGCCGCGACGCGGGCACCGGCCTGCGCGGCATCGAGAACCGCCTGTCCGCCTTCGACGGGTCGCTCACCGTGAGCAGCCCTCCCTGCGGCCCCACCGAATTGATCATGGAGCTTCCGTGCGCGTAG
- a CDS encoding ABC transporter ATP-binding protein — MIEVRGLTMRYGRTVAVDDLTFTVKPGLVTGFLGPNGAGKSTTMRAVLGLESPDAGETLVDGRPYASLRRPMLTMGALLDAGAVHGGRTARAHLGCLARSNGIGPRRVAAVLGQAGLTEVAGRRVGGFSLGMKQRLGIAAALLGDPAVLMFDEPLNGLDPEGIRWIRDLLRSLAAEGRTVLLSSHLMNELALTADHVVVIGRGRLIADTTTDALAGRFRRDVLVRATDPDRLAHLLRTHGATVTTEDPGPPGRAVPGEQGALLVRGVDAAGIGDLALRAGIALRELTPRSASLEEAFMELTEDSVEYGARRPVTEDGVEDGARRPVTEETR, encoded by the coding sequence ATGATCGAAGTGAGGGGCCTGACCATGCGGTACGGCCGCACGGTCGCCGTGGACGACCTGACCTTCACCGTGAAACCGGGGCTGGTGACCGGTTTCCTGGGCCCGAACGGGGCGGGCAAGTCCACGACCATGCGGGCCGTGCTCGGGCTGGAGTCGCCCGACGCCGGCGAGACGCTGGTGGACGGCCGCCCGTACGCGTCGCTGCGCCGGCCCATGCTCACGATGGGAGCGCTGCTCGACGCCGGCGCGGTCCACGGCGGCCGGACCGCCCGCGCCCACCTCGGCTGCCTGGCGCGCAGCAACGGCATCGGCCCCCGCCGGGTCGCCGCCGTGCTCGGCCAGGCGGGGCTGACGGAGGTCGCCGGCAGGCGCGTCGGAGGGTTCTCGCTGGGGATGAAGCAGCGGCTGGGCATCGCGGCGGCGCTGCTCGGGGATCCGGCGGTGCTGATGTTCGACGAGCCGCTGAACGGGCTGGACCCGGAGGGCATCCGCTGGATCCGCGACCTGCTGCGCTCGCTCGCGGCCGAGGGCCGCACCGTGCTGCTGTCCAGCCACCTGATGAACGAGCTGGCGCTCACCGCCGACCACGTCGTCGTCATCGGCCGCGGCCGGCTGATCGCCGACACGACCACGGACGCGCTCGCCGGCCGCTTCCGCCGCGACGTGCTGGTACGCGCCACGGACCCGGACCGGCTCGCGCACCTCCTGCGCACCCACGGCGCCACGGTGACCACCGAGGACCCGGGACCACCGGGACGGGCGGTGCCCGGCGAGCAAGGGGCTCTGCTCGTGCGGGGTGTGGACGCGGCCGGCATCGGCGACCTCGCGTTGCGGGCGGGGATCGCGCTCCGGGAGCTGACGCCGCGCAGCGCCTCCCTGGAGGAGGCGTTCATGGAGCTCACCGAGGACAGCGTCGAGTACGGCGCCCGCCGCCCCGTCACCGAGGACGGCGTCGAGGATGGCGCCCGCCGCCCGGTCACCGAGGAGACCCGATGA
- a CDS encoding alpha/beta fold hydrolase, whose amino-acid sequence MIDVIASEWHKLRSLRSNGYLLATSLLAVLVCAGVAYLMIRGYDGQSPAERLRFTSNGDGLGTGLPVAYFVFGTLGALTITSEYATGMIRTSLVAVPRRQLLLFAKVPGLAAVTLAGGQVLAFAMHLSAQAVLGDRAGHILLDGRTLGTGLSEPGVLTSVIVSGLSMAAAALLGLGVGAAIRSTPGSLVVLVLIFLVVPFAVRVLPSPLRAQAGSYLFESLPQQIAGVGGGTLAPGAAAGLLAAHVAAAMAAGAAGIAAKRRKVKALAVGVVATLATSLAAGLVAGLVAVPSAGDAPALAERPANGLMAPPEASDSPGPVAQSPERGLASGDTPAWRPCADQDAPGDMRCATVQVPLDWKKPEGRKITIPVALLPASGAERRIGTVFSIPGGPGASGIDDLKQYHGRFAQLRDRFDVVSFAPRNTVKPGGALPYDCLATGPWITLPRDRAQYAALERSNREHAQRCRAADPELFDHMDSASVARDIEAVRAALGEERLSFLANSYGGTPAAAYARLFPARVRAMVLDGTAAHVEDTAAGEPRRYAVAERQLERFAAWCRSATACALHGQDVGEVWRALVAAADRSPVPVKNDPSRAAYSGFDLKVAAAPSFTAPGGEPDVPRWVQLADAIEQAVAGDAAGFADYVRQASGSPKVPSLTGQNMTHCLDGKGYGGYEAYRKALRGARELSPNFAGQRSWWPLACAGWPAPVTNPPAPLPATGLPPFLGVGSWTDHTEVETIVRHVPGSATLRYEGHGHTLYVQGLSGCVTAHVNRYLTTLRLPPPGTTCRPAS is encoded by the coding sequence ATGATCGACGTGATCGCCTCGGAGTGGCACAAGCTCCGCTCGCTCCGCTCGAACGGTTACCTGCTGGCCACCTCCCTCCTCGCCGTCCTGGTCTGCGCCGGGGTGGCGTACCTGATGATCCGCGGGTACGACGGCCAGTCGCCGGCGGAGCGGCTGCGGTTCACCAGCAACGGCGACGGGCTGGGCACCGGGCTGCCGGTCGCGTACTTCGTGTTCGGCACGCTGGGCGCGCTCACCATCACCTCCGAGTACGCCACCGGCATGATCCGCACGAGCCTGGTGGCGGTGCCGCGGCGGCAGCTGCTCCTGTTCGCCAAGGTGCCGGGGCTGGCGGCGGTGACCCTGGCCGGCGGGCAGGTCCTGGCGTTCGCCATGCACCTGTCGGCGCAGGCCGTGCTCGGCGACCGCGCCGGCCACATCCTGCTCGACGGCCGGACCCTGGGCACCGGCCTGTCCGAGCCGGGCGTGCTCACCTCCGTGATCGTCTCCGGGCTGTCCATGGCGGCGGCGGCGCTTCTCGGCCTGGGGGTGGGCGCGGCGATCCGCTCGACGCCGGGGAGCCTGGTCGTGCTCGTCCTGATCTTCCTGGTGGTGCCGTTCGCCGTCCGGGTCCTGCCGTCGCCGCTGCGGGCGCAGGCGGGGTCGTACCTGTTCGAGAGCCTGCCGCAGCAGATCGCCGGGGTCGGCGGCGGCACCCTCGCCCCGGGAGCCGCCGCAGGGCTGCTGGCCGCCCACGTCGCCGCGGCGATGGCGGCGGGGGCGGCGGGGATCGCGGCGAAGAGGCGCAAGGTGAAGGCGCTGGCCGTGGGGGTGGTCGCGACGCTGGCGACGAGCTTGGCGGCGGGGCTGGTGGCGGGCCTGGTGGCGGTGCCCTCGGCCGGCGACGCGCCGGCGCTGGCGGAGCGTCCCGCGAACGGCCTGATGGCCCCGCCTGAGGCGAGCGATTCGCCAGGACCTGTGGCCCAGTCCCCGGAGAGGGGCCTCGCCTCGGGAGACACGCCTGCCTGGCGCCCGTGCGCGGACCAGGACGCCCCGGGGGACATGCGCTGCGCCACCGTGCAGGTGCCTCTGGACTGGAAGAAGCCGGAGGGACGGAAGATCACCATCCCGGTCGCCCTGCTCCCGGCCTCGGGCGCGGAACGCCGCATCGGCACGGTCTTCTCGATCCCGGGCGGCCCGGGGGCGTCGGGGATCGACGACCTGAAGCAGTACCACGGGCGGTTCGCGCAGTTGCGCGACCGGTTCGACGTGGTGAGCTTCGCGCCGCGCAACACCGTCAAGCCCGGCGGCGCGCTGCCGTACGACTGCCTCGCCACCGGCCCCTGGATCACCCTGCCGCGCGACCGCGCCCAGTACGCGGCGCTCGAGCGGAGCAACCGCGAGCACGCGCAACGCTGCCGCGCCGCCGACCCCGAGCTCTTCGACCACATGGACTCGGCCTCCGTCGCCCGCGACATCGAGGCCGTCCGCGCCGCGCTGGGCGAGGAGCGGCTGAGCTTCCTGGCCAACTCCTACGGCGGGACGCCCGCGGCCGCGTACGCCCGCCTGTTCCCCGCCCGCGTGCGCGCCATGGTCCTGGACGGCACCGCCGCCCACGTCGAGGACACCGCGGCCGGTGAGCCCCGCCGGTACGCGGTCGCGGAGCGGCAGCTGGAGCGGTTCGCCGCCTGGTGCCGGTCGGCGACGGCCTGCGCGCTGCACGGCCAGGACGTGGGGGAGGTGTGGCGCGCGCTGGTGGCCGCCGCGGACCGCTCGCCCGTCCCGGTGAAGAATGATCCGAGCAGGGCCGCGTACAGCGGGTTCGACCTGAAGGTGGCCGCCGCCCCGAGCTTCACCGCGCCGGGCGGCGAGCCGGACGTCCCGCGCTGGGTCCAGCTCGCCGACGCGATCGAGCAGGCCGTGGCCGGTGACGCGGCCGGCTTCGCCGACTACGTACGGCAGGCGTCGGGCAGCCCCAAGGTGCCCTCGCTCACCGGCCAGAACATGACGCACTGCCTCGACGGCAAGGGGTACGGCGGCTACGAGGCGTACCGGAAGGCGCTGCGCGGGGCGCGCGAGCTCTCGCCGAACTTCGCGGGGCAGCGCTCCTGGTGGCCGCTGGCGTGCGCCGGCTGGCCCGCGCCCGTCACGAACCCGCCGGCCCCGCTGCCCGCCACCGGGCTGCCGCCGTTCCTGGGGGTGGGGAGCTGGACCGACCACACGGAGGTCGAGACCATCGTCCGCCACGTGCCCGGCTCGGCGACCCTCCGGTACGAGGGACACGGCCACACCCTCTACGTCCAGGGGCTGAGCGGCTGCGTCACCGCCCACGTCAACCGGTACCTGACGACCCTCAGGCTCCCGCCGCCGGGCACCACCTGCCGGCCCGCGTCCTGA